A window of the Nocardia sp. NBC_01329 genome harbors these coding sequences:
- a CDS encoding oxygenase MpaB family protein, whose amino-acid sequence MGFENTGTAIPTRHPAAPVRVPGLRPFALLMGIGAPDADQWDAMGTSLLTGDEPMDSLVDWMITTGMNTTRPLFEQALQSGIDSVPDAPAPLLEFFTAVETPPAWLDEQTLRRGEKVLRRGGFDGLYLARDVSFLGGYLASGFNKTLLRTGALEKGPAQRFAETMQWALDVQNGMDKLGPGYRSTLHVRFVHSLVRRHVSAMPDWDGDAWGLPINQTDMAATLVGALIAPFVGGMAIGILPSGADREAAAHLARYVGWLMGVTDEWLPTGFRDSVRILYHCMTAITNPDETTRRLALPMADDPLTWNYPNLPWLRGRIARAQHLSIATMYLGPGAMRELGLWPYMPPWYPLLRMPVNVVRSVATRISPAARERAEERGMREQQAFKRMLVGSGPATVGLSAQNIPATA is encoded by the coding sequence ATGGGTTTCGAGAACACGGGTACCGCGATTCCCACCCGTCACCCCGCCGCTCCGGTCAGAGTTCCCGGGCTGCGGCCCTTCGCTCTACTGATGGGAATCGGCGCTCCCGATGCCGACCAGTGGGACGCCATGGGCACCTCCCTGCTGACCGGGGACGAACCGATGGATTCGCTGGTCGACTGGATGATCACGACCGGGATGAATACCACCCGGCCGCTGTTCGAACAGGCCCTGCAGTCCGGGATCGACTCGGTACCCGACGCTCCCGCTCCGCTTCTCGAGTTCTTCACCGCCGTGGAGACGCCGCCGGCGTGGCTGGACGAGCAGACTCTGCGTCGCGGCGAAAAGGTACTGCGCCGGGGCGGATTCGACGGGCTGTACCTGGCCCGTGATGTGTCCTTCCTCGGCGGCTACCTCGCCTCCGGATTCAACAAGACACTGCTGCGCACCGGAGCTCTCGAGAAAGGGCCCGCCCAGCGGTTCGCCGAAACCATGCAGTGGGCGCTGGATGTTCAGAACGGGATGGACAAACTCGGTCCCGGCTATCGATCCACCCTGCATGTGCGGTTCGTCCATTCGCTGGTGCGACGCCACGTGAGCGCCATGCCGGATTGGGACGGCGACGCCTGGGGGCTGCCCATCAATCAGACGGATATGGCGGCGACACTGGTCGGCGCACTCATCGCCCCGTTCGTCGGCGGTATGGCGATAGGAATCCTCCCCTCCGGCGCCGACCGGGAGGCCGCCGCTCATCTCGCGCGTTATGTGGGCTGGCTGATGGGCGTGACCGACGAATGGCTGCCCACCGGATTCCGGGACAGTGTGCGCATCCTGTACCACTGCATGACCGCCATCACCAACCCGGACGAGACCACCCGCCGGCTCGCACTGCCGATGGCCGACGATCCGCTCACCTGGAACTATCCCAACCTGCCATGGCTGCGCGGCAGAATCGCCCGCGCGCAGCATCTTTCGATCGCCACCATGTATCTGGGCCCTGGCGCGATGCGCGAACTCGGACTCTGGCCGTACATGCCGCCGTGGTACCCGCTGCTCCGGATGCCGGTCAATGTGGTCCGGAGCGTCGCCACCCGGATCAGCCCGGCCGCTCGGGAACGCGCCGAAGAGCGCGGAATGCGCGAGCAGCAAGCCTTCAAACGAATGCTGGTCGGGTCCGGGCCCGCGACAGTCGGTCTTTCCGCGCAAAATATCCCGGCCACGGCCTGA
- a CDS encoding acyl-CoA thioesterase — protein MTLESVRPTESVADRLTLERVGKYRFRGRAHDGPTHRSYGGEVAGQAVLAAGLTAPEDRPIHSAQTYFLLPGDTTVPTEFAVEPVRDGGSFSTRRVEAIQSGRVIFTMLASFHSPEDGLAHQVAELDTPGPDEVPDLAEVFAEQPEALRWTTTFLDALGVDARFPDPPARAYAMRGAAAAPRQRVWLRTRQPVPDAGLEQAACLMYLSDLLLLSATTGPHGEALQDRELQVATVNHSIWFHAPIRVDEWFLHDQYGRWAGGARGLAHGEILDCSGRLCATTMQEGLIRPRTPH, from the coding sequence ATGACCCTGGAAAGCGTTCGCCCCACCGAATCGGTGGCCGATCGGCTCACCCTCGAACGCGTCGGGAAGTATCGCTTCCGCGGCCGCGCCCACGACGGGCCCACGCACCGTAGCTATGGCGGGGAGGTCGCCGGTCAGGCGGTTCTGGCGGCCGGACTCACCGCGCCCGAGGATCGGCCCATCCATTCCGCCCAGACCTATTTCCTGCTGCCGGGTGACACCACCGTTCCCACCGAATTCGCGGTGGAGCCGGTACGTGACGGCGGCTCGTTCTCGACCCGGCGGGTCGAGGCGATCCAGAGCGGCCGAGTGATCTTCACGATGCTCGCCTCCTTCCACAGCCCCGAGGACGGCCTCGCCCATCAGGTCGCCGAACTCGATACCCCCGGCCCCGACGAGGTACCCGATCTCGCGGAGGTCTTCGCCGAACAACCGGAAGCGCTACGGTGGACCACCACCTTCCTCGACGCCCTGGGAGTCGACGCCCGGTTCCCCGATCCGCCGGCCCGCGCGTATGCCATGCGCGGGGCTGCCGCCGCCCCGCGGCAGCGGGTGTGGTTGCGTACGCGGCAACCGGTACCCGACGCGGGCCTCGAGCAGGCCGCATGCCTGATGTATCTGAGCGACCTGCTGCTGCTCTCCGCTACCACCGGTCCACACGGAGAAGCTCTGCAGGACCGGGAGCTACAGGTAGCGACCGTCAACCATTCGATCTGGTTCCACGCCCCGATCCGGGTCGACGAATGGTTCCTGCACGACCAGTACGGGCGCTGGGCGGGTGGCGCCCGCGGGCTTGCGCACGGTGAGATACTGGACTGCTCGGGCCGGCTCTGCGCGACCACGATGCAGGAGGGGCTGATCAGGCCCCGAACGCCTCACTGA